A window of Proteus columbae contains these coding sequences:
- the rlpA gene encoding endolytic peptidoglycan transglycosylase RlpA: MRLQWVLIGISALLLSGCVIDKPNTNKQPAPLPNVPAQRVLGAEPRYEPYHPTANQDYRKNGVVYRIVTDPANFSERGEAVVYDSLAMSRLTTIGERVNPYEFAAAHPTLPIPSYAKITNLLNGRTMVVRINDRGPYVNGKQIQVTPAVSDSLRLMPTTPLLIEGIVVDQTGHMSGIGTHGAQIEKKTTALPERPNFNAQPATPAPLTTSTPTNNNMPVEPPAPTPVPAQTPTPAPVPMPAPVETETKAPKPVLSSNAIAQGFYVQVGALSNENNAQRWLDDLASSVSTQGVINKTDGLYKVQLGPYSSKDQAEVIKSKLKQVKDITGFIITQ; encoded by the coding sequence ATGCGTCTGCAATGGGTTTTGATTGGTATCAGTGCATTGCTACTGTCAGGGTGTGTTATTGATAAACCAAATACCAATAAACAGCCAGCACCATTACCCAATGTGCCAGCTCAACGTGTTCTTGGTGCTGAGCCACGTTACGAGCCTTATCACCCTACGGCAAATCAAGATTACCGAAAAAATGGGGTGGTTTACCGTATTGTGACTGATCCTGCAAACTTCAGTGAACGAGGAGAAGCTGTTGTCTATGATAGTTTAGCGATGAGTCGTTTAACTACCATTGGTGAGCGCGTTAATCCCTATGAATTTGCCGCTGCGCATCCTACATTACCGATCCCAAGCTATGCGAAAATCACAAACTTGCTCAATGGGCGCACAATGGTTGTACGTATTAACGACCGAGGCCCCTATGTTAATGGGAAACAAATCCAAGTTACGCCAGCGGTTTCTGATAGCTTACGTTTAATGCCGACAACTCCATTGCTTATTGAAGGAATTGTTGTTGACCAAACTGGCCATATGAGTGGTATTGGTACACATGGTGCGCAGATAGAGAAAAAAACAACGGCATTACCTGAGCGTCCTAATTTTAATGCCCAACCAGCAACGCCCGCGCCATTAACGACATCAACGCCTACCAACAACAATATGCCAGTTGAGCCACCTGCTCCAACGCCAGTTCCAGCCCAAACTCCAACACCGGCGCCAGTTCCAATGCCCGCTCCAGTGGAGACAGAAACAAAAGCGCCAAAACCAGTATTATCCTCAAATGCCATAGCACAAGGCTTTTATGTTCAAGTCGGTGCTCTCAGTAATGAAAATAACGCACAACGTTGGCTAGATGATTTAGCATCATCAGTTAGCACCCAAGGTGTGATCAATAAAACAGATGGATTATATAAAGTGCAACTCGGCCCTTATTCATCTAAGGATCAAGCCGAAGTGATAAAAAGCAAGCTGAAACAAGTTAAAGATATCACTGGTTTTATTATTACCCAATAA
- the crcB gene encoding fluoride efflux transporter CrcB codes for MLNIAIAVFIGGGLGSVLRWLISYRLNSIFPHFATGTFIANCIGAFIIAFGIAWFSKAPHIDPIWKIMLTTGFCGGLTTFSTFSVEVVALLTEGKIGWALSTMGANLAGSFLMTAFAFWLLREI; via the coding sequence ATGCTTAACATTGCAATTGCTGTATTTATAGGTGGTGGTTTAGGTAGCGTATTGCGCTGGCTGATTAGCTACCGCCTAAATTCTATTTTTCCTCATTTTGCTACGGGCACCTTTATTGCGAACTGCATTGGTGCTTTTATTATTGCCTTTGGTATCGCTTGGTTTAGCAAAGCGCCACATATTGATCCTATTTGGAAAATTATGCTAACTACAGGCTTTTGTGGCGGTTTGACAACATTTTCAACCTTTTCCGTCGAAGTTGTCGCACTCTTAACTGAAGGAAAGATAGGATGGGCATTAAGTACGATGGGCGCTAACTTGGCGGGTTCATTTTTAATGACCGCTTTTGCGTTTTGGTTACTACGAGAGATCTAA
- the mrdA gene encoding peptidoglycan DD-transpeptidase MrdA: protein MKRKKRTPFRDYTAESKLFIRRVIVAFSVIIILSGVLVFNLNHLQIARHDDYQTRSNDNRIKLVPIAPSRGIIYDRKGIPLALNRTIYQLEVVPEKVANLQETLESLRDVVDLTDEDIAAFEKERKRSRRFSSIALKTTLSQVQVARFAINQYRYPGLEIKGYQRRYYPYGSALTHVIGYVAKINDKDVERLDKEGLSPNYAATHDIGKLGIERYYESVLHGTTGYEEVEVNSRGRVIRQLHEQPPQAGKDIYLTIDLELQTYIETLLTTSRAAVVVTDPRNGEILALVSNPSYDPNLFVGGISNTEYQGLLNNPDRPLINRTTQGLYPPASTVKPFMSVAALSEGVITANTTIHDPGWWQLPGSEKRYRDWKRWGHGKLNVTKSIVESADTFFYQVAYDMGIDRISTWMERFGYGEYTGIDLSEERNGIMPTREWKQQRYKKPWYQGDTIPVGIGQGYWTATPIQMAKALMTLINDGQVKTPHLLYGTKFGNEMLPYVDTETRQIGDINSGYWELAKHGMYGVANFPNGTGRRSFADAPYKIAAKSGTAQVFSYETYNASQLAEHLRDHKLMIAFAPYDKPTVAISIILENGGAGPSVGDITRQILDHILLGDNNTVLPASPPAPRGSEE, encoded by the coding sequence ATGAAAAGAAAAAAACGTACCCCGTTTCGAGATTATACTGCGGAATCAAAGCTATTTATCCGTCGTGTGATTGTCGCATTTTCAGTAATTATTATATTGAGTGGTGTTTTGGTTTTTAACCTCAATCACTTACAGATCGCTCGCCATGATGATTATCAAACACGTTCAAATGATAACCGAATTAAATTAGTACCGATTGCTCCCAGCAGAGGCATTATTTACGACCGCAAAGGTATCCCTCTTGCGCTCAATCGTACTATCTATCAATTAGAAGTTGTGCCTGAGAAGGTAGCAAACTTACAAGAAACACTTGAAAGTTTAAGGGATGTCGTTGACTTAACGGACGAAGATATTGCTGCATTTGAAAAAGAGCGCAAGCGCTCACGTCGATTTAGTTCTATTGCCTTAAAAACAACATTAAGCCAAGTACAAGTCGCACGTTTCGCTATCAATCAATACCGTTATCCTGGCTTAGAAATTAAAGGCTATCAACGTCGCTATTATCCTTATGGTTCAGCATTAACGCATGTAATTGGTTATGTCGCAAAAATTAACGATAAGGATGTTGAACGCCTTGATAAAGAAGGTTTATCACCTAACTATGCTGCGACTCATGATATTGGCAAGTTAGGCATCGAACGTTATTATGAGTCTGTTTTACACGGTACAACAGGCTATGAAGAGGTTGAAGTTAATAGTCGTGGTCGAGTTATTCGCCAGTTACACGAACAACCTCCACAGGCAGGTAAAGATATCTATCTTACCATCGACCTTGAACTGCAAACCTATATTGAAACATTACTCACCACAAGCCGAGCTGCGGTTGTAGTAACCGATCCTCGCAATGGTGAGATTTTAGCGCTTGTATCGAATCCTAGTTATGATCCTAACTTATTTGTTGGTGGGATTTCGAACACCGAATATCAAGGGTTACTAAACAACCCAGATAGACCGTTGATCAACCGTACAACCCAAGGTCTTTATCCACCTGCATCAACCGTAAAGCCGTTTATGTCTGTTGCTGCATTAAGTGAAGGTGTAATCACAGCCAATACAACAATTCATGATCCCGGCTGGTGGCAACTTCCTGGCTCTGAAAAACGTTATCGAGATTGGAAACGTTGGGGACATGGAAAACTTAATGTTACAAAATCTATCGTAGAATCTGCGGATACCTTCTTCTACCAAGTTGCTTATGATATGGGAATTGATCGTATATCAACTTGGATGGAGCGCTTTGGTTATGGCGAATATACAGGTATTGATCTATCCGAAGAACGCAATGGCATCATGCCAACGCGTGAGTGGAAACAGCAACGTTATAAAAAGCCTTGGTATCAAGGTGACACGATCCCCGTAGGGATTGGACAAGGTTATTGGACAGCAACGCCAATTCAAATGGCAAAAGCTTTAATGACATTGATTAATGACGGTCAAGTTAAAACCCCTCACCTACTTTACGGTACAAAATTTGGCAATGAAATGTTGCCTTATGTTGATACTGAAACACGCCAAATTGGCGATATCAACTCAGGTTATTGGGAATTAGCAAAACACGGTATGTATGGTGTGGCTAACTTCCCTAATGGTACAGGTCGCCGAAGTTTTGCTGATGCGCCTTATAAAATAGCAGCAAAATCGGGAACCGCACAGGTGTTTAGTTACGAAACCTACAATGCGAGCCAATTGGCTGAACATCTTCGTGACCACAAATTGATGATTGCCTTTGCGCCTTATGATAAACCGACCGTAGCCATCTCTATTATCCTAGAAAATGGTGGTGCAGGCCCTTCTGTCGGTGATATTACAAGACAAATTCTTGACCACATTCTCCTTGGTGATAACAACACGGTATTGCCAGCTTCTCCACCAGCACCGCGTGGTTCAGAGGAATAA
- a CDS encoding methylated-DNA--[protein]-cysteine S-methyltransferase: protein MYQDYLDAPKGFPKPYISITANEKGITSLYFVNDKEVAVNTSPVINQCMQQLKEYFAGKRTTFSVPLAPEGTEFQSRVWKTLQTIPYGEIWSYKKLALTLGSINYCRAVGMANSRNPISLIIPCHRVIGHNGKLVGYTGGLDIKRWLLHYEKVEIDE, encoded by the coding sequence ATGTACCAAGACTATCTCGATGCACCGAAAGGATTTCCAAAACCCTATATCTCTATCACTGCAAATGAAAAAGGGATCACAAGTCTCTATTTTGTGAATGATAAAGAGGTTGCTGTAAACACAAGCCCCGTGATTAACCAATGTATGCAACAATTAAAAGAGTATTTTGCGGGTAAACGCACGACGTTTTCAGTGCCATTAGCGCCTGAAGGAACTGAATTTCAAAGCCGTGTTTGGAAGACATTACAGACAATCCCTTATGGTGAAATTTGGAGCTATAAAAAATTAGCGCTTACATTAGGTTCGATCAATTATTGCAGAGCGGTAGGAATGGCAAACTCGCGCAATCCAATTTCTTTAATTATTCCTTGCCACCGAGTGATTGGTCATAACGGTAAGTTGGTCGGCTATACTGGTGGATTAGATATTAAGCGTTGGCTACTTCACTATGAAAAAGTAGAAATTGATGAATAG
- the nadD gene encoding nicotinate-nucleotide adenylyltransferase: MPRTNHSTPLINQAIALYGGTFDPIHYGHLRPVEALSGLIGLKEVIWLPNNIPPHRPQPEASSQQRLEMVRLALEPYSSFKVDTRELEKPTPSYSIETLRDFRQEIGEKQPLAFIIGQDSLLSINTWHKWESLLDMCHLLVCARPGYQTHFESAQMQAWLEKHQTKQQEDIHCLPAGKIFLADTPLYNISATDIRARHKAGLDCHDLLPNSVENYIRQQQLYK, from the coding sequence ATGCCTAGAACCAATCACTCAACACCTTTAATTAACCAAGCCATCGCTTTATATGGTGGTACATTCGATCCTATTCATTATGGGCATTTGCGTCCTGTTGAAGCACTCTCAGGATTAATTGGTTTAAAAGAAGTGATTTGGTTACCTAACAATATTCCTCCTCATCGCCCTCAACCAGAAGCATCTTCTCAACAACGCCTTGAAATGGTGCGTCTTGCGCTTGAGCCGTATTCCTCCTTTAAAGTGGATACCCGCGAGCTTGAAAAACCAACCCCCTCTTATAGCATCGAGACATTAAGAGACTTCAGACAAGAAATTGGCGAGAAACAACCTTTGGCCTTTATTATTGGTCAAGATTCATTGCTTTCAATAAATACGTGGCACAAATGGGAAAGTTTATTAGACATGTGTCATTTATTAGTTTGTGCTCGTCCTGGTTATCAAACTCATTTTGAATCAGCGCAAATGCAAGCATGGTTGGAAAAGCACCAAACCAAACAGCAAGAAGATATTCATTGCTTACCCGCAGGTAAAATATTCCTCGCTGACACACCACTTTATAATATTTCAGCGACAGACATTCGAGCTCGCCACAAAGCAGGTTTAGATTGCCACGATTTACTACCCAACTCCGTTGAAAACTATATTCGCCAACAACAACTTTATAAATAA
- the lipB gene encoding lipoyl(octanoyl) transferase LipB, protein MKIFTVQDKTIIIRQLGVKPYLPVSDSMHQFTEKRESHTPDEIWLVQHEQVFTQGQAGKAEHLLNTGSIPVIQSDRGGQVTYHGPGQQVMYVLIDLKRNHVGVRQLVTALENTVIDTLAEFNVEAYARVDAPGVYVKGDKICSLGLRIRKGCSFHGLALNIDMDLSPFARINPCGYSDLKMTQLIDFAPNTTTTQVAPLLVKHFCTQLGFQPQQ, encoded by the coding sequence ATGAAGATTTTCACGGTGCAAGACAAGACAATCATTATTCGCCAATTAGGTGTGAAACCCTATTTACCGGTTTCTGATTCTATGCATCAGTTTACGGAAAAACGGGAAAGTCACACACCTGATGAAATATGGCTCGTTCAACATGAACAGGTTTTTACCCAAGGCCAAGCAGGTAAAGCTGAACACTTATTAAATACGGGGTCTATTCCTGTTATTCAATCTGATCGTGGTGGTCAAGTGACTTATCATGGCCCCGGTCAACAAGTAATGTATGTTTTAATTGATTTAAAACGCAATCATGTAGGTGTTCGTCAATTAGTCACCGCTCTTGAAAACACCGTTATTGATACGCTAGCGGAGTTTAATGTAGAAGCTTATGCTCGTGTTGATGCGCCCGGCGTTTATGTAAAGGGTGATAAAATTTGCTCTTTAGGATTACGCATTCGTAAAGGTTGCTCCTTTCATGGGCTTGCGCTCAATATCGATATGGATTTATCCCCTTTTGCACGAATAAATCCTTGTGGTTATTCTGATCTAAAAATGACGCAGTTAATTGATTTTGCACCAAATACGACAACGACACAGGTAGCACCGTTATTAGTTAAGCATTTTTGTACACAACTAGGATTCCAACCACAGCAATAA
- the mrdB gene encoding peptidoglycan glycosyltransferase MrdB (rod shape-determining protein RodA) codes for MTEKNKKKSFWTRIHIDPLFLLCIIALLGYSAFIMWSASGQDPEMMQRKLGQIAMGFMVMIIMAQIPPRVYESWAPHLFFFCVLLLILVDVFGQISKGAQRWLDLGIVRFQPSEIAKIAVPLMVARFMNRDVCPPTLRNTAIALVIIFVPTLLVAAQPDLGTSILVAASGLFVLFLAGMSWRLIIIAIVLVAAFIPILWFFLMHDYQQARVMMLLDPESDPLGAGYHIIQSKIAIGSGGLHGKGWLQGTQSQLEFLPERHTDFIFAVLAEELGLIGVLILLTLYILLIARGLYLATKAQNTFGRVMIGGLMLIFFVYVFVNIGMVSGILPVVGVPLPLMSYGGSALIVLMAGFGIVMSIHTHRKLLSKSL; via the coding sequence ATGACTGAAAAGAACAAGAAAAAATCCTTCTGGACACGGATCCATATCGATCCTCTATTCTTACTTTGCATTATTGCTTTATTAGGATACAGCGCATTTATTATGTGGAGTGCCAGCGGACAAGATCCAGAAATGATGCAACGTAAGTTAGGACAAATTGCAATGGGATTTATGGTCATGATCATCATGGCACAAATCCCACCCCGAGTTTATGAAAGTTGGGCGCCTCATCTCTTTTTCTTTTGCGTTCTCTTATTGATCCTCGTTGATGTTTTCGGACAAATCAGCAAGGGAGCACAACGCTGGCTCGATTTAGGTATTGTACGTTTTCAGCCCTCAGAAATTGCTAAAATTGCCGTTCCTTTGATGGTGGCGCGATTTATGAATCGAGATGTGTGCCCACCTACGTTACGTAATACCGCCATTGCTCTGGTCATTATTTTTGTTCCAACATTATTAGTTGCAGCCCAGCCCGATTTGGGGACATCCATTCTTGTTGCTGCTTCAGGGCTATTTGTTCTTTTCCTTGCTGGAATGAGCTGGCGTCTTATTATTATCGCAATTGTACTTGTTGCCGCCTTTATCCCCATACTTTGGTTTTTCCTCATGCATGATTACCAGCAAGCACGGGTAATGATGCTTCTGGATCCCGAATCAGACCCGCTTGGCGCAGGATATCATATCATCCAATCTAAAATTGCCATTGGTTCTGGTGGATTACATGGAAAAGGATGGTTACAAGGCACTCAATCTCAATTAGAATTCTTACCAGAGCGCCATACAGACTTTATTTTTGCTGTATTGGCTGAAGAACTCGGATTAATTGGTGTTTTGATACTACTAACGCTTTATATACTCTTAATTGCGCGAGGTCTTTACCTTGCAACGAAAGCACAAAATACATTTGGTAGAGTAATGATTGGCGGATTAATGCTAATTTTCTTTGTCTATGTTTTTGTCAACATAGGAATGGTGAGTGGCATCCTTCCTGTTGTGGGTGTTCCGTTACCGCTGATGAGTTATGGAGGCTCCGCCCTTATTGTGTTAATGGCTGGGTTTGGTATCGTGATGTCGATTCATACACACCGAAAACTACTATCGAAAAGTTTATAA
- a CDS encoding YbgA family protein, with translation MERKENYLGLSSEIVSNSDRQLQEKLALLCRVVKDEKIGIMRIDLQNRDHPLPIYGYIGKEGDRLVSPSNFILPQLSLEQLLQPIILDHFLTQFFALCDYQQQVNQSLSKGALIEFHSRYKYLIMAYSQVAYRELGRYIANLSDEISLDEITSKYQQKLMKALSVAPSREGQTNALMHMAGYFKRDLSSQQKQEISQTILLYRQGVVPFSKPYDLLQYWLTIYPDDYLINQRYFSPYPSAFNYLREQL, from the coding sequence ATGGAAAGAAAAGAAAATTATCTCGGGCTATCTTCAGAAATTGTGAGTAACAGCGATCGCCAATTACAAGAAAAGTTAGCGTTACTTTGTCGTGTCGTTAAAGATGAAAAAATAGGCATTATGCGGATAGATCTCCAAAACAGAGATCATCCGTTGCCGATTTATGGTTATATCGGAAAAGAAGGGGATAGACTTGTTTCGCCATCAAATTTTATTTTACCTCAATTAAGTCTTGAGCAACTTTTACAGCCTATTATTCTCGATCACTTTCTTACTCAATTCTTTGCACTATGCGATTATCAACAACAGGTTAATCAATCATTAAGTAAAGGGGCTTTGATTGAATTTCATAGTCGATATAAATATTTAATTATGGCTTATTCACAAGTGGCTTATCGTGAATTAGGGCGTTATATCGCTAATCTTTCTGACGAAATCTCTCTTGATGAAATTACATCTAAATATCAACAAAAGTTAATGAAGGCATTAAGCGTTGCACCAAGTCGAGAAGGACAAACTAATGCATTAATGCATATGGCGGGTTACTTTAAGCGAGATCTGAGTTCGCAACAGAAACAAGAAATATCACAGACAATTTTGCTATATCGTCAAGGTGTAGTGCCTTTCTCTAAACCTTATGATTTACTCCAATATTGGTTAACCATTTATCCCGATGACTATTTGATTAACCAACGCTATTTTTCGCCTTATCCATCTGCCTTTAATTATTTAAGAGAACAACTTTAA
- the cspE gene encoding transcription antiterminator/RNA stability regulator CspE, producing the protein MSKLKGNVKWFNETKGFGFITPEDGSKDVFVHFSAITSEGFKTLAEGQKVEFEVTDGAKGPSAANVVAI; encoded by the coding sequence ATGTCTAAATTAAAAGGTAACGTTAAGTGGTTTAACGAAACTAAAGGTTTTGGTTTTATCACTCCAGAAGATGGCAGCAAAGATGTATTTGTACACTTTTCCGCTATTACATCAGAAGGCTTTAAAACCCTTGCTGAAGGTCAAAAAGTAGAGTTTGAAGTTACTGACGGCGCGAAAGGGCCATCTGCTGCAAACGTTGTCGCTATCTAA
- the ybeD gene encoding DUF493 family protein YbeD produces the protein MKTKLNELLEFPCSFTYKVMGHAKPELVDQVVEVIQRHAPGDYTPSVKPSSKGNYHSVSITINATHIDQVETLYKELGELELVRMVL, from the coding sequence ATGAAAACAAAATTAAACGAACTGTTAGAGTTCCCATGTTCTTTCACTTATAAAGTGATGGGGCACGCAAAACCAGAATTAGTGGATCAAGTCGTTGAAGTTATTCAACGCCACGCTCCTGGTGATTACACACCTTCAGTGAAACCAAGTAGCAAAGGTAATTACCACTCTGTTTCTATTACCATCAACGCAACTCATATCGATCAAGTAGAAACGTTATATAAAGAATTAGGTGAACTTGAACTGGTACGTATGGTTCTGTAA
- the lipA gene encoding lipoyl synthase, with the protein MSKPIQMERGVKYRDADKMALIPVKTVATEREQLLRKPDWMKIKLPADSSKIQGIKAAMRKNGLHSVCEEASCPNLAECFNHGTATFMILGAICTRRCPFCDVAHGRPNAPDPQEPEKLAQTIKDMGLRYVVITSVDRDDLRDGGAQHFADCIAAIRAKNPTIRIETLVPDFRGRMDKALEILTDTPPDVFNHNLENVPRVYRQVRPGANYQWSLTLLERFKQAHPDIPTKSGLMVGLGETNEEIIDVMRDLRKHGVTMLTLGQYLQPSRHHLPVQRYVSPDEFEYMKEQALAMGFTHAACGPFVRSSYHADLQAQGIEVK; encoded by the coding sequence ATGAGTAAACCTATTCAGATGGAACGCGGAGTTAAATATCGCGACGCCGATAAAATGGCACTTATTCCTGTTAAAACAGTCGCTACAGAACGTGAACAACTGCTACGCAAACCTGATTGGATGAAAATAAAGTTACCCGCTGACTCAAGTAAAATTCAGGGTATCAAAGCAGCAATGCGTAAAAATGGTCTTCATTCCGTCTGTGAAGAAGCCTCTTGTCCTAACCTTGCAGAATGCTTTAACCACGGAACAGCAACCTTTATGATCTTGGGTGCAATCTGTACACGCCGTTGCCCATTCTGCGATGTTGCTCATGGCCGCCCAAATGCCCCCGATCCGCAAGAGCCAGAAAAACTCGCTCAGACGATTAAAGATATGGGGTTACGCTACGTCGTAATTACTTCCGTAGACCGCGATGATTTACGTGATGGCGGTGCTCAACATTTTGCTGATTGTATTGCTGCAATTCGTGCAAAAAATCCAACGATCCGTATTGAAACATTAGTCCCTGACTTCCGTGGTCGTATGGATAAAGCTCTTGAGATCCTCACAGACACACCACCTGATGTCTTCAACCATAACTTAGAGAACGTTCCTCGCGTTTATCGTCAAGTACGTCCAGGTGCTAACTATCAATGGTCATTGACATTGTTAGAGCGTTTTAAGCAAGCTCACCCAGACATTCCCACTAAGTCGGGTTTAATGGTCGGTCTTGGGGAAACCAACGAAGAAATTATTGACGTTATGCGTGATCTGCGTAAACATGGGGTAACGATGCTGACATTAGGGCAATATTTACAGCCAAGTCGTCACCATCTTCCTGTTCAACGCTACGTCAGTCCTGATGAGTTTGAATATATGAAAGAGCAAGCACTTGCGATGGGCTTTACCCATGCAGCTTGTGGGCCGTTTGTTCGCTCGTCTTATCATGCTGATCTTCAAGCTCAAGGGATTGAGGTTAAATAA
- the dacA gene encoding D-alanyl-D-alanine carboxypeptidase DacA: MKQILPAKLLRTSLLSATFALLTVSHQSIAEDSLKTMIPAVPSIEAESYILIDYNSGKVLAEMNADVRRDPASLTKMMTSYVIGQSIRAGKISNSDIVPIGEEAWATGNPVFRGSSLMFLKPGDQVTVAQLTRGINLQSGNDACVAMASYVAGSQDTFVTMMNDYVKRLGLQNTQFQTVHGLDAPGQYSSARDMALIGAALIRDVPDEYAIYKEKEYTYNNIRQTNRNGLLWDTSLNVDGIKTGHTASAGYNLVASATEGDMRLISAVMGGHSSKGRDAESKKLLTWGFRFFETVKPLQVGKEFAAEPIWYGETDKVQLGVDKDVYLTIPRGRLKDLKASYVLDNVELHAPVSKNQVVGTINFQLDGQVIEQRPLVVMNEVKEGGFFSRIIDYIKLLFSHWFG, from the coding sequence ATGAAACAGATACTCCCAGCAAAATTACTAAGAACAAGCCTATTAAGTGCCACTTTTGCTTTACTCACAGTAAGTCATCAAAGTATTGCGGAAGATTCCCTAAAAACAATGATACCCGCTGTTCCTAGTATCGAAGCCGAATCTTATATTCTTATTGATTATAATTCTGGGAAAGTACTGGCTGAAATGAATGCCGATGTTCGCCGTGATCCTGCAAGTTTAACCAAGATGATGACCAGCTATGTTATCGGTCAATCTATTCGTGCTGGTAAAATCTCTAATAGCGATATCGTACCCATTGGTGAAGAAGCATGGGCAACGGGTAATCCTGTTTTTCGTGGCTCTTCTTTAATGTTCTTAAAACCGGGTGATCAAGTTACAGTTGCACAGTTAACTCGTGGCATTAACTTACAATCAGGTAATGATGCTTGTGTTGCAATGGCCTCTTATGTTGCGGGCAGCCAAGATACGTTTGTAACCATGATGAACGATTACGTTAAACGCCTAGGTTTACAGAATACACAATTCCAAACCGTTCATGGTCTTGATGCCCCAGGACAATACAGTTCGGCTCGCGATATGGCGCTAATTGGTGCAGCATTAATTCGTGATGTACCTGATGAGTATGCTATCTATAAAGAAAAAGAGTACACCTACAACAATATCCGCCAAACTAACCGAAATGGTTTGTTGTGGGATACCAGTTTAAACGTTGATGGTATTAAAACAGGCCATACTGCATCTGCTGGCTATAACCTTGTCGCTTCCGCAACCGAAGGCGATATGCGTTTAATTTCTGCGGTTATGGGTGGTCACTCATCTAAAGGTCGTGATGCCGAAAGTAAAAAATTACTCACTTGGGGTTTCCGTTTCTTTGAAACCGTAAAACCATTGCAAGTGGGTAAAGAATTCGCTGCTGAGCCTATCTGGTATGGCGAAACAGATAAAGTGCAATTAGGGGTAGATAAAGATGTTTATTTAACTATTCCTCGTGGTCGTTTAAAAGATTTAAAAGCAAGCTATGTTCTTGATAATGTAGAATTACATGCACCAGTGTCCAAAAACCAAGTTGTGGGAACAATTAATTTCCAACTTGATGGTCAAGTTATTGAACAACGTCCACTTGTTGTGATGAATGAAGTAAAAGAAGGTGGCTTTTTTAGTCGTATTATCGACTACATCAAATTATTATTCTCACACTGGTTTGGCTAA
- the rlmH gene encoding 23S rRNA (pseudouridine(1915)-N(3))-methyltransferase RlmH, which yields MKLQLIAVGTKMPDWIQTGFMDYLNRFPKDMPLELIEIPAGKRGKNADIKRILEKEGEQMLAAVGKGNRIVTLDIPGARWDTPKLAEQLDRWKLDGRNVSLLIGGPEGLAPACKAAAEQSWSLSPLTMPHPLVRVVVAESLYRAWSITTNHPYHRE from the coding sequence TTGAAATTACAGCTCATTGCCGTTGGTACAAAAATGCCGGACTGGATACAGACCGGCTTTATGGATTATCTTAATCGATTCCCAAAAGACATGCCTTTAGAACTTATCGAGATCCCCGCTGGTAAGCGTGGGAAGAATGCGGATATTAAACGTATTCTCGAAAAAGAAGGTGAACAAATGTTAGCAGCAGTAGGTAAAGGAAATCGTATCGTCACTCTCGATATTCCTGGCGCTCGCTGGGATACGCCAAAACTTGCAGAACAACTTGATCGATGGAAGCTTGATGGTAGAAATGTCAGCTTACTCATTGGTGGTCCTGAAGGATTAGCGCCCGCTTGTAAAGCTGCGGCTGAACAAAGCTGGTCTTTATCTCCTTTAACAATGCCACACCCCCTTGTTCGTGTCGTGGTTGCAGAAAGCCTTTATCGAGCATGGAGCATTACCACAAACCATCCTTATCATCGTGAATAA
- the rsfS gene encoding ribosome silencing factor produces the protein MILLQGSELQQFIIDKLEDSKAQDIIALDVRGKSSVTDYMIICTGTSSRHLMSVADNLVDDCREAGLQPLGVEGQGVSDWIVVDLGEAMVHVMQEDSRRMYELEKLWS, from the coding sequence GTGATCCTTTTGCAAGGCTCTGAATTACAGCAATTTATTATTGATAAACTTGAAGATTCTAAAGCTCAAGACATTATTGCATTAGATGTCCGCGGAAAATCAAGTGTAACTGATTACATGATTATTTGTACGGGTACATCAAGCAGACACCTCATGTCTGTTGCAGATAATCTCGTTGATGATTGCCGCGAAGCGGGATTACAACCTTTAGGTGTTGAAGGACAAGGCGTTTCTGACTGGATTGTCGTTGATCTTGGTGAAGCCATGGTACACGTCATGCAAGAAGATAGTCGCCGTATGTACGAACTTGAAAAACTCTGGAGCTGA